A DNA window from Gillisia sp. Hel1_33_143 contains the following coding sequences:
- a CDS encoding TetR/AcrR family transcriptional regulator: MARKKEYIEEEVIEKAMNLFWRNGYETTSMHMLEKEMGINKFSIYSSFGSKNGVFLESLKCYKQKLNLILLKLKDAPSGVAGIKQYFYDFIEFTRETEFGKGCLVTNTANEIGTDADENIKQVLTDFMDEVKQLFLNTLKVEENENTSVIEQQADFLTIAMFGLSSATRIFTNKQLENYIENVFKDL, from the coding sequence ATGGCTAGAAAAAAAGAATATATAGAAGAAGAAGTTATTGAAAAGGCTATGAACCTTTTCTGGCGCAATGGGTATGAAACTACTTCTATGCATATGCTGGAAAAAGAAATGGGCATCAATAAGTTTTCTATATACTCTAGCTTTGGAAGTAAAAATGGTGTTTTCTTGGAAAGCTTAAAATGCTATAAACAAAAATTAAATCTTATACTCCTAAAGCTAAAGGATGCTCCAAGTGGAGTTGCAGGAATCAAACAATATTTTTACGATTTTATTGAGTTCACCAGAGAGACCGAGTTTGGTAAAGGTTGTTTAGTAACAAATACCGCGAATGAAATAGGGACCGATGCAGATGAAAATATTAAACAAGTCTTAACTGACTTTATGGATGAAGTAAAACAGCTATTTCTCAATACTTTAAAAGTTGAAGAAAATGAAAACACCTCTGTAATAGAGCAGCAAGCTGATTTTCTAACAATAGCAATGTTTGGTTTGTCTTCTGCTACACGAATCTTTACAAATAAACAACTAGAGAATTATATTGAAAATGTCTTTAAAGACCTATAA
- a CDS encoding cystathionine beta-synthase, whose protein sequence is MKEDKILKYIEDVLENMPKDWLNLTTHRLDIYDEKMAKIQFLDQFETLYHSNDSSTAALKILPTAYDYIRLGHPLSSLLEWSIAKLNNIKADNVISFSSRTTPILAILRKNSLERKKTQIFYSGDLPLHFNAEIVQNIYDYKFDLQKIEGIKEIPNLSKLNSEATTIYLSEQKEVGNIDTELVSKSLGMDFLVNFHTSLGSVMIVNGEENEDYISDIQHVRRRETIAMTPADSFTALKAMVAHSTLEFKNIDEADKNSVLKSIKVITGTNLDPIVASSGLSIQYAIMMGLVHDAYINHPGKAVKFIVPPNCYGGTNDQARRVAACLENVEVVDLPVDGDNEMVQSINTILDTVAKEDAVPYIIAEIPTNPRVEVPDLQKLKEALSAVRKTSNGDTAIDPVFILDQTFCPNLHFLGEGEILSTVRTISYASGSKFPSGGQCTAGYCVGNDKIDALMEKIALHLSICDNEATDLQYKILAKQLPSMNKRIFDAYKNTREFVNFIKETLPEAKINFVSEELAAEGFTPSVFSLDLPTKGANAEEKEAYKRELNLKLINLMITEIPSESKYCVSYGQLKGCYWTIPATSTQGTTKEGDKDYIARVSVSPDLDLELHKKVFKKFVDQI, encoded by the coding sequence ATGAAAGAAGATAAAATATTGAAGTATATAGAAGATGTATTAGAAAATATGCCAAAAGACTGGTTGAATCTAACAACGCATCGATTAGATATTTATGATGAAAAAATGGCTAAAATTCAATTTTTAGATCAGTTTGAAACTTTATACCATAGCAACGATTCTAGCACCGCAGCTCTAAAGATATTACCTACTGCTTATGATTATATAAGATTGGGACATCCTTTATCCTCATTATTAGAATGGAGCATTGCAAAATTAAACAATATCAAAGCAGATAATGTAATTAGTTTTTCTTCAAGAACAACGCCTATTCTAGCTATTCTTAGAAAAAATTCTTTGGAGCGTAAAAAAACTCAGATTTTCTATTCTGGAGATCTTCCCTTACATTTTAATGCTGAAATAGTACAGAATATATATGACTATAAGTTCGATCTTCAGAAGATAGAAGGCATAAAAGAAATTCCAAATTTGAGTAAGCTTAACTCCGAAGCTACTACCATATACCTTTCAGAACAAAAAGAAGTTGGAAATATAGATACAGAATTAGTATCTAAATCTTTAGGAATGGATTTCTTAGTTAATTTTCATACTTCTTTGGGAAGCGTGATGATTGTTAACGGAGAAGAAAATGAAGATTATATTTCCGACATTCAACATGTAAGAAGGAGAGAGACCATAGCAATGACTCCAGCAGATTCATTCACCGCACTTAAAGCGATGGTAGCACATTCAACTTTAGAATTTAAAAATATAGATGAAGCAGATAAAAACAGTGTTTTAAAATCTATAAAAGTCATTACAGGAACTAATTTAGATCCTATTGTAGCTTCTAGCGGACTCTCTATTCAATATGCTATTATGATGGGTCTTGTTCACGATGCTTACATAAATCACCCCGGAAAGGCTGTAAAATTCATAGTTCCGCCAAACTGCTATGGTGGCACCAATGATCAGGCAAGAAGAGTGGCAGCTTGTCTTGAGAATGTGGAAGTGGTAGATTTGCCGGTAGACGGAGATAATGAGATGGTACAAAGTATAAATACCATTTTAGATACAGTAGCTAAAGAAGATGCAGTACCTTATATTATTGCAGAAATACCTACAAATCCAAGAGTAGAGGTTCCAGATCTTCAGAAATTGAAAGAAGCCTTAAGCGCGGTTCGTAAAACATCAAATGGTGATACTGCCATAGATCCGGTTTTTATATTAGATCAAACATTTTGTCCTAATCTTCACTTTTTAGGAGAAGGTGAAATTTTATCTACCGTGAGAACAATCTCCTATGCTAGTGGTTCTAAATTTCCTAGTGGTGGCCAATGTACCGCTGGGTATTGTGTTGGAAATGATAAAATAGATGCATTGATGGAGAAAATAGCATTACATCTTAGTATATGTGATAACGAAGCTACCGATCTTCAGTATAAAATATTAGCTAAACAGCTGCCGTCAATGAATAAAAGGATTTTTGACGCCTATAAGAATACTCGAGAGTTTGTAAATTTTATTAAAGAAACATTACCGGAAGCCAAGATCAATTTTGTTTCAGAAGAATTAGCAGCAGAAGGATTTACACCTTCGGTATTTTCACTAGACCTTCCTACAAAAGGGGCTAATGCAGAAGAAAAGGAAGCGTATAAAAGAGAACTAAACCTGAAGTTGATCAATTTAATGATTACTGAAATTCCAAGCGAGAGTAAGTATTGTGTAAGCTATGGTCAATTAAAAGGTTGTTACTGGACGATACCAGCAACCTCTACTCAGGGAACAACAAAAGAAGGTGACAAAGATTACATAGCTCGTGTTTCTGTTTCTCCAGATCTTGATCTGGAACTTCATAAAAAAGTTTTTAAGAAATTTGTAGATCAGATCTAG
- a CDS encoding carboxypeptidase-like regulatory domain-containing protein — translation MGKSKIFYALCVCFFTLCTNAQERTMLDGRVLNNLSILENVYLKNISTGRSLITDMNGEFSLLTKLGDTLIFSHIGMKDHIEFVDAKNIENNNLIISMTNITNQLEEVNITDVSKINAVSLGIILKEIRSYTQYERRLETAGDFKWIHLLGLLGGSLEVDPILNAINGRTKQLKKNIKLERKIKNIGILEGHRDFLQNAIGLSEKQIGRLIYLAAEEENVQEIIDSNNKGRIEIFLLETWLKFKQDDE, via the coding sequence ATGGGAAAATCAAAAATTTTTTATGCACTTTGTGTTTGCTTTTTTACGCTATGTACAAATGCGCAGGAACGAACTATGCTAGATGGCCGAGTGCTGAATAATCTTAGTATTCTGGAGAATGTATATCTCAAAAATATATCTACCGGCAGATCTTTAATCACAGATATGAATGGAGAATTCTCTCTTCTCACCAAATTGGGAGATACTCTTATTTTCTCCCATATAGGAATGAAAGATCACATTGAATTTGTGGATGCTAAAAATATCGAGAATAACAACCTCATTATAAGTATGACAAATATTACTAATCAATTAGAAGAAGTTAATATTACTGATGTTTCTAAAATAAATGCAGTAAGTCTTGGCATAATACTTAAAGAGATAAGATCCTATACACAATATGAAAGAAGACTAGAAACCGCAGGAGATTTCAAATGGATACATCTTCTTGGGCTTCTAGGCGGTTCGTTGGAGGTAGATCCAATTCTAAATGCTATTAATGGTAGAACAAAACAATTAAAAAAGAACATTAAACTAGAACGAAAAATAAAAAACATTGGCATCTTAGAAGGACATCGTGATTTTTTACAGAACGCTATTGGCTTATCCGAAAAACAAATAGGAAGACTAATCTATCTAGCTGCTGAAGAAGAAAATGTTCAAGAAATCATTGATTCTAATAACAAAGGAAGGATAGAAATTTTTCTTCTTGAAACCTGGTTAAAATTTAAACAGGATGATGAATAA
- a CDS encoding class I SAM-dependent methyltransferase produces the protein MKQRTDNPKKEKKAWPTKDAMAQIYEKNLWGSNQSEFYSGLGSHDPEIINPYLEVVSSFLSTFNPRLTVCDLGCGDFNVGSKLIDFTKKYYAIDIVESLIEYNKTRFKEEDLKFLCLDIAEDSLPVADCVIVRQVLQHLSNAEVARVVKKLIDFKYVILTEHLPDKNFEPNMDIISGQGTRLKKNSGINLLASPFNLEVYRQRELLSVRSPNFKGFIVTTLYQLY, from the coding sequence ATGAAACAGAGAACAGATAATCCTAAGAAAGAAAAGAAAGCTTGGCCTACTAAAGATGCTATGGCACAGATCTATGAGAAGAATCTTTGGGGTTCTAATCAATCTGAATTCTATTCTGGGTTAGGATCTCACGATCCTGAAATTATAAATCCATATTTAGAAGTAGTAAGCTCTTTTCTATCAACTTTTAATCCTCGATTAACAGTTTGTGATCTGGGTTGTGGCGATTTTAATGTTGGTAGTAAGTTAATTGATTTTACTAAAAAATATTATGCGATAGATATAGTAGAATCTCTAATTGAATACAATAAAACAAGGTTTAAGGAAGAAGATCTAAAATTTTTATGTTTAGATATTGCGGAAGATAGTTTGCCGGTAGCAGATTGTGTTATAGTAAGACAGGTTTTGCAACATCTGTCTAATGCTGAGGTGGCGCGTGTTGTGAAAAAATTAATAGATTTTAAATATGTTATTTTAACAGAACACCTTCCCGATAAAAATTTTGAGCCCAATATGGATATAATTTCCGGGCAGGGAACACGGTTGAAAAAGAATAGTGGCATTAATTTGTTGGCTTCGCCTTTCAACTTAGAAGTTTATAGGCAAAGAGAACTATTGTCGGTTAGATCTCCAAATTTTAAAGGCTTCATAGTAACAACTTTATATCAGCTTTACTGA
- a CDS encoding GatB/YqeY domain-containing protein, with product MSLQERIMTEMKAAMRAKDSLKLEALRAIKGGILLAQTESGSKEAITEDAELKLLQKLVKQRKDSAVIYKEQGREDLAQPELDQAAVIEEFLPEQLSVVEVEAKVDAIIAETGAEGMKDMGKVMGAASQELAGKADGKTISMIVKQKLS from the coding sequence ATGAGTTTACAAGAGCGTATAATGACCGAGATGAAAGCCGCAATGCGTGCTAAAGACAGCCTTAAATTAGAAGCATTACGAGCAATAAAGGGAGGTATCTTGTTAGCTCAGACAGAAAGCGGATCTAAGGAAGCTATAACGGAAGATGCAGAATTAAAATTGCTTCAGAAACTAGTTAAGCAACGTAAAGACAGCGCCGTAATCTATAAAGAACAAGGCAGAGAAGATCTTGCGCAACCAGAATTAGACCAAGCAGCTGTTATTGAAGAATTTTTACCGGAACAACTAAGTGTTGTAGAGGTAGAAGCTAAAGTGGATGCTATTATTGCTGAAACCGGTGCAGAAGGGATGAAAGATATGGGGAAAGTTATGGGTGCTGCTTCGCAAGAACTTGCGGGAAAAGCAGATGGAAAAACCATTTCTATGATCGTAAAGCAGAAATTAAGCTAA
- a CDS encoding carboxymuconolactone decarboxylase family protein, whose protein sequence is MSTSKNENLKVHTLETAPEKSKSLLEKSQKAYGYVPNLHGVLAEAPELLEAYQNLHELFVNSSFNNDELTVVWQTINVEHECHYCVPAHTGISKAMKVDDAISDALRNRTELPSDKLQALHNATLSLTRNRGNISQEEIDAFYAAGYNQRHLLEIILGLSQKVISNYTNRVAQTPLDKGFQPYAWSK, encoded by the coding sequence ATGAGTACTTCAAAAAATGAAAATTTAAAAGTTCACACTTTAGAAACCGCTCCGGAGAAGAGTAAGTCTTTACTGGAAAAATCCCAAAAAGCTTATGGCTATGTTCCAAATTTACATGGTGTATTGGCAGAAGCTCCAGAATTATTAGAAGCTTACCAAAACCTGCATGAGCTATTTGTAAATTCATCATTCAATAATGACGAACTTACCGTTGTATGGCAAACTATAAATGTAGAACACGAATGCCATTACTGTGTACCTGCACATACAGGTATTTCAAAAGCAATGAAAGTAGATGATGCAATATCTGACGCTCTAAGAAATAGAACAGAGTTACCATCAGATAAGCTTCAAGCGCTACACAACGCAACTTTATCCTTAACTAGAAACCGAGGTAATATTTCTCAAGAAGAAATAGATGCATTCTACGCTGCAGGATATAATCAGAGACACTTATTAGAAATTATTCTTGGATTGTCTCAAAAGGTGATAAGCAACTATACTAATCGTGTAGCTCAAACTCCTTTAGATAAAGGATTTCAACCATATGCATGGAGTAAATAA
- a CDS encoding LytR/AlgR family response regulator transcription factor codes for MIKAVIIDDELNAQSLLEKTLERYFPNKFNIVQKCNSVDEGVIAIKDHEPELVFLDIQMPEKNGFELFKYFEVIKFQVIFITAYNQFAIKAIKRSALDYLLKPINHVDLAPAIKRFEDKNQGSFAQKKLALLLENLNVNDQNVSKLAFPTNEGYELIHANQILYCKAESNYTFIKKIDGISKTVTKTLKYVEEILPDTSFKRIHKSYVINMNYLVRYHKANKEVELTNGEKLPVSFRKEEDFINAILQNN; via the coding sequence ATGATAAAAGCAGTTATTATAGACGATGAACTTAACGCTCAAAGTTTACTTGAAAAAACCCTGGAAAGGTACTTCCCAAATAAGTTTAATATAGTACAGAAATGCAATTCTGTAGATGAAGGTGTGATAGCAATAAAAGATCATGAACCGGAGCTAGTATTTTTAGATATTCAAATGCCGGAAAAGAATGGATTTGAGCTTTTCAAATATTTTGAGGTTATAAAATTTCAGGTCATTTTTATTACTGCCTATAATCAATTCGCTATAAAAGCTATCAAACGGAGTGCTCTGGATTATTTATTAAAACCTATTAATCATGTAGATCTTGCCCCGGCTATCAAAAGATTTGAAGATAAGAATCAAGGAAGCTTTGCACAAAAGAAGCTGGCACTGTTACTAGAAAATTTAAATGTGAATGACCAGAATGTTAGCAAATTAGCGTTTCCTACTAATGAGGGTTATGAGCTTATTCATGCCAATCAAATCTTATATTGTAAAGCAGAAAGCAATTATACGTTTATTAAAAAGATAGATGGCATAAGTAAGACCGTAACTAAAACATTAAAATATGTAGAGGAGATCCTTCCGGATACTTCATTTAAAAGAATACATAAATCCTATGTAATCAATATGAATTACTTGGTTAGATACCACAAAGCAAACAAAGAGGTAGAATTAACCAATGGGGAGAAACTTCCGGTTTCTTTTAGAAAAGAAGAAGATTTTATAAATGCAATACTTCAGAATAATTAA
- a CDS encoding histidine kinase, with protein MQYFRIIKLLPLLLLWVQIAVAQNFPSKNYTAANELPNNTVRSLFIDSKDVLWIGTENGLVKKENDIFTNFFVEDGLALNSCWAIAEDKKYRLWFGSYGEGISIYNGTEFKVISEQDGLVNNEITKLYSYRNSMLVGTSDGVSIIDVNTLKISSLKPATSTTLFRVQDFLEYQNELFVITYNSGVFKIVTENEQKKLIKVNNHKYNYSILKNNDSIYSSNKGFYTKGKISEYLSNSPNPKIKVGESIIWDYVKTKDNKIFAAAWGIYDSNGGIYEIINHKMVSRASDFSVSSNQIISLAYSKKFDKLFIGTKDSGYYEIKLNNKIKFHSLPEHRILGFAKTDSTTAILSNKDLILSKEEKELTISLSQFKEWQENYIRTTRIPLPKHQDDFYELDYNIRAEAINFYDIKVSANKFWLNTNIGIFAITPAGDLAKYLPLHSEEINFTTKGDLIETNPYGGLRIFNDLDKLENTYYNPADSNTPTMVVNSFQQASKTYLISIFSGLYSWENNKFKSFFKENIWNEKKLKHITSIENDLAVSNEFGDVFIINDEDTFQLLRKIPRAKILGNSISFLKGHNRALIIGTEKGITIYKNNKFIFLDEEQGLQQPLLSATIFDDNLFVGSDNGYYSIDLKSVNTLRSLIDEIWLKKVLINNRKFNFKEKNQKEQIVLSYNENTILLKFSTNAHPYPHKLTYQYRLTEQEDWSPPSSKPEIFLPFLPTKDYNITVRVLDRSTGLSYTQSLIKLAIQPPFWKTWWFMFLIFAIISMMVYTLYKIQIRQNKNFEEQKSMIQKRLEETKMEALLAQMNPHFIFNAMNSIQSYIVDRDIDNATSFLGDFAKLIRLNLDHCTKQCILLVEEIEYLQLYMRVENTRFNNKIHVNIAVDSKIDVYDVKIPTMLLQTFVENVFIHAFPPSISEPTLKVSFKLLPDKTLECKIKDNGIGISKISDNKLHVSKGIILVKERLSLLGYDTDTAVKINSKQSSGTIVTLQLKPNDY; from the coding sequence ATGCAATACTTCAGAATAATTAAACTTCTCCCACTCTTATTATTATGGGTTCAAATTGCTGTAGCGCAAAATTTTCCCAGTAAAAATTATACAGCGGCAAATGAATTACCAAACAACACCGTTAGGTCATTATTTATAGATAGTAAAGACGTTCTTTGGATTGGTACTGAGAATGGGTTGGTAAAAAAAGAGAATGATATTTTTACTAATTTTTTTGTAGAAGATGGTTTAGCGCTAAATAGTTGTTGGGCCATAGCTGAAGATAAAAAATATAGGCTCTGGTTTGGTAGTTACGGGGAGGGAATTAGCATTTACAACGGAACAGAATTTAAAGTGATCTCAGAGCAAGATGGCTTAGTAAATAACGAGATCACTAAGCTATATTCTTATAGAAATTCTATGTTGGTAGGTACCAGTGATGGTGTTTCGATTATTGATGTAAACACTCTCAAAATATCATCTTTAAAACCAGCAACATCTACTACGCTATTTAGAGTGCAGGATTTCTTGGAATATCAAAATGAGTTGTTTGTGATCACCTACAATTCCGGCGTCTTTAAAATTGTTACAGAGAATGAACAAAAAAAATTAATTAAGGTAAATAACCATAAGTATAATTATTCCATTTTAAAGAATAATGATAGTATCTACAGTAGCAATAAGGGCTTTTACACAAAGGGCAAAATCTCTGAATACTTAAGTAATAGCCCCAATCCAAAAATAAAAGTTGGAGAATCTATTATATGGGATTATGTTAAGACCAAGGATAATAAAATTTTTGCTGCCGCTTGGGGGATATATGATAGTAATGGAGGGATCTATGAAATTATAAACCATAAAATGGTATCTAGAGCTTCAGATTTTAGTGTCTCAAGCAATCAGATTATTTCTTTAGCTTACAGTAAAAAATTTGATAAATTATTTATTGGAACCAAAGATTCCGGCTACTATGAGATAAAATTGAACAATAAAATTAAATTTCATAGTCTTCCAGAACATCGAATCCTTGGCTTTGCCAAAACTGACAGTACAACCGCAATATTATCAAATAAAGATCTTATTCTATCTAAGGAGGAAAAAGAGCTAACTATATCACTTTCCCAATTTAAAGAATGGCAAGAGAATTACATTCGTACTACTAGGATTCCATTACCAAAACATCAAGACGATTTTTACGAATTAGATTACAATATTAGAGCAGAAGCAATTAATTTTTATGATATTAAGGTCTCTGCCAATAAATTCTGGCTTAACACAAATATTGGAATATTTGCTATTACACCTGCCGGAGATCTTGCAAAATACCTTCCCTTACATTCCGAAGAGATCAACTTTACGACAAAAGGAGATCTCATAGAAACAAACCCATATGGCGGACTTAGGATATTTAATGATCTAGACAAATTAGAAAACACTTATTATAATCCAGCAGATTCTAATACGCCCACCATGGTGGTAAATAGTTTTCAGCAAGCTAGTAAAACCTATCTCATATCCATCTTTTCAGGTCTTTATAGTTGGGAGAACAACAAATTCAAGTCTTTTTTTAAAGAAAATATATGGAACGAAAAAAAATTAAAACATATTACTTCAATCGAAAATGATCTAGCAGTTTCGAATGAATTCGGAGATGTTTTTATTATAAATGATGAAGATACTTTTCAACTGTTAAGGAAAATACCTCGAGCAAAGATCCTTGGTAATTCTATCTCATTTCTGAAAGGTCATAATAGAGCGTTGATAATAGGCACCGAAAAGGGAATAACAATTTATAAAAATAACAAGTTTATCTTTTTAGATGAAGAGCAAGGATTACAGCAGCCACTGTTAAGCGCAACTATATTTGATGATAATTTATTTGTTGGTAGTGATAATGGATATTATAGTATAGATCTAAAGAGTGTAAATACTTTAAGATCGTTAATAGATGAAATATGGTTAAAAAAGGTATTAATTAATAATCGCAAATTTAATTTTAAAGAGAAAAATCAAAAGGAGCAAATAGTATTGTCTTATAACGAAAACACTATTCTCTTAAAATTTAGTACCAATGCTCATCCTTACCCTCATAAATTAACCTATCAATATAGATTAACTGAACAGGAGGACTGGAGTCCGCCATCATCTAAACCAGAAATTTTCTTACCATTCTTACCCACCAAAGACTACAACATTACAGTAAGAGTATTAGATAGAAGCACAGGTTTAAGTTATACTCAGTCTTTAATTAAATTAGCAATACAACCACCATTTTGGAAAACATGGTGGTTTATGTTTTTGATCTTCGCAATAATTTCTATGATGGTATATACCTTATACAAAATTCAAATTAGACAAAATAAAAATTTTGAAGAGCAAAAAAGTATGATCCAAAAGCGTTTGGAAGAAACTAAGATGGAAGCACTATTAGCGCAAATGAATCCCCATTTCATATTCAACGCTATGAATTCAATACAAAGTTACATCGTAGACAGAGATATAGACAATGCTACAAGCTTTCTGGGAGATTTTGCCAAACTAATTAGGTTAAACTTAGATCATTGCACTAAGCAATGCATCTTACTGGTAGAAGAAATAGAGTACCTTCAGCTATATATGCGGGTTGAAAATACAAGATTCAATAATAAGATCCATGTAAATATAGCGGTAGATTCCAAGATAGATGTATATGATGTAAAAATTCCAACTATGCTACTTCAAACGTTTGTAGAGAATGTTTTTATTCATGCCTTCCCCCCTAGTATTTCTGAACCTACATTAAAAGTGTCTTTTAAATTACTGCCCGACAAGACGTTGGAATGTAAAATTAAAGATAATGGGATTGGGATCTCGAAGATCTCAGATAATAAATTGCATGTCTCCAAAGGAATTATTTTGGTAAAAGAGCGATTATCATTGTTGGGCTATGATACCGATACGGCAGTAAAAATTAATTCAAAGCAAAGTTCTGGTACTATTGTTACTCTGCAACTTAAGCCTAACGATTACTAA
- the ftsZ gene encoding cell division protein FtsZ yields MSSTEFENIAFDLPKNQSNVIKVIGVGGGGSNAINHMFMQGIKGVDFVICNTDSQALENSTVPNKIQLGVSLTEGLGAGANPDVGEQAAIESFEEIKRMLDTNTKMVFITAGMGGGTGTGAAPIIAKQAKEMDILTVGIVTIPFQFEGKMRNEQAQRGVEKLRAQVDSLIVINNNKLREVYGNLGFKAGFSKADEVLATASRGIAEVITHHYTQNIDLRDAKTVLSNSGTAIMGSATAAGASRANDAITKALDSPLLNDNKIKGAKNVLLLIVSGGEEITIDEIGEINDHIQAEAGHSANIIMGVGEDESLEDAIAVTIIATGFNVEQQNEIVNTETKKIIHTLEDEQRAEHNFGQKRFDAGHGFAQEKKEVVAPKIVHTLDEEEDFEIQEIKQEVKKEVREDLRTPPSARIMNVEYEEVNYHSEEDFIITDSQEEEVDEDFQSTMGDTSKDEDQFMFTFDFPINNGKEEQRIPDRNQSSPSSENRRQENPQSPQAPKTPQNNRIVHSLNEDTKKMEVNEPIEIIPVTESSATGVKRYSLDDYMEVEQMLKKSKPAPRKVEEEEVVFEKKTIAPQPSQNPSRGNELDPFDNPISESLIERAAERRAKMKEFNYKFRSNAAQIDEIEKQPAYKRAGVDLDSSRHGEEKLSRTTLGNGDNDELRFRSNNSFLHDNVD; encoded by the coding sequence ATGAGCAGTACAGAATTCGAAAATATCGCATTCGATTTACCTAAAAACCAATCGAACGTCATCAAGGTTATTGGTGTTGGAGGTGGTGGAAGTAACGCGATCAATCACATGTTCATGCAAGGAATAAAAGGGGTTGATTTTGTTATTTGTAACACGGATTCCCAGGCCTTGGAAAACAGCACGGTTCCCAATAAAATTCAGTTAGGTGTAAGCCTTACAGAAGGATTAGGGGCTGGAGCAAACCCAGATGTAGGAGAGCAAGCCGCAATAGAGAGCTTTGAGGAGATTAAGCGCATGCTAGATACCAATACAAAAATGGTATTTATCACTGCCGGAATGGGTGGAGGTACTGGAACTGGTGCTGCTCCAATAATAGCCAAGCAAGCCAAAGAAATGGATATACTTACCGTAGGTATTGTAACCATTCCTTTTCAGTTTGAAGGTAAAATGAGAAATGAACAAGCTCAAAGAGGAGTTGAAAAACTAAGAGCGCAAGTAGATTCTCTTATCGTTATTAATAATAATAAGCTTAGAGAAGTCTATGGAAATCTTGGTTTTAAAGCCGGTTTCTCTAAAGCTGATGAAGTATTAGCAACGGCATCTCGTGGTATTGCAGAGGTAATTACACATCACTACACTCAAAACATCGATTTACGTGATGCTAAAACCGTACTTAGTAATAGTGGTACTGCTATAATGGGATCTGCTACAGCTGCTGGGGCTAGTAGAGCAAATGATGCTATTACCAAAGCGCTGGATTCTCCGTTATTAAATGATAATAAAATTAAAGGTGCCAAAAACGTTTTACTGCTTATTGTTTCTGGTGGCGAAGAGATCACTATCGATGAGATAGGAGAGATCAATGATCATATTCAGGCAGAAGCCGGACACAGCGCTAACATCATTATGGGAGTTGGTGAGGATGAAAGTCTGGAAGATGCTATTGCGGTGACTATTATTGCTACTGGTTTTAATGTAGAGCAACAAAATGAGATCGTTAATACAGAAACTAAAAAGATAATTCATACGCTAGAAGACGAGCAAAGAGCTGAACATAACTTTGGTCAGAAAAGATTTGATGCTGGACATGGATTTGCACAGGAAAAGAAAGAAGTAGTTGCTCCAAAAATAGTACATACGCTAGATGAGGAAGAGGATTTCGAGATTCAGGAAATAAAGCAAGAGGTGAAGAAGGAAGTAAGAGAAGATCTTAGAACTCCTCCTAGTGCAAGAATTATGAACGTGGAGTACGAGGAAGTTAATTATCATTCTGAAGAAGATTTTATAATTACAGATTCTCAAGAAGAGGAAGTAGATGAAGATTTTCAATCTACTATGGGGGATACTTCAAAAGATGAAGATCAATTTATGTTCACATTCGACTTTCCAATAAATAATGGAAAAGAAGAACAAAGAATTCCGGATAGAAATCAATCTTCTCCATCTTCAGAAAATAGAAGACAAGAAAATCCGCAGTCACCACAAGCACCCAAGACACCTCAGAATAATAGAATTGTACATTCATTAAATGAGGATACAAAAAAGATGGAAGTTAATGAGCCTATAGAAATTATTCCTGTTACAGAAAGTTCTGCTACCGGAGTAAAAAGATATAGCTTAGATGACTATATGGAGGTTGAGCAAATGCTTAAAAAATCCAAACCGGCTCCTAGAAAGGTAGAAGAAGAAGAGGTAGTTTTTGAGAAGAAGACCATAGCGCCGCAACCTTCACAAAATCCATCTAGAGGTAATGAATTAGACCCTTTTGATAATCCTATTTCTGAATCTTTAATAGAACGTGCAGCAGAGAGAAGAGCTAAAATGAAGGAGTTCAATTACAAGTTTAGAAGTAATGCTGCTCAAATAGATGAAATAGAAAAGCAACCAGCTTACAAACGCGCAGGAGTTGATCTAGACAGTTCCAGACATGGAGAAGAAAAGTTGTCTCGTACCACTTTAGGGAATGGTGATAATGATGAACTTCGCTTTAGAAGTAACAATTCTTTTTTGCACGATAATGTAGACTAA